Genomic DNA from Calditrichota bacterium:
TGTGCCGCCATCTAAATCCGGATATTCAAATAATTGCCAGGGCTACCAAAGAGCGCACAATCCAGCTTTTACATAAAGCGGAATGTGATTTTGTGATGTCGTACGCATCTATTGGAGCTACAAGCATTTTTAACTATTTACAAAGTGGAAATATCTTAATGGTAACCGAAGGTGTGGATGTATTTAAAGTAAAATTACCAAGATTGCTTAGTGGTAAAAAAATATCAGAAACTACTATTCGGCAGGAATGTGGTTGCAGCATAATCGGTGTTTCCAGTAACGGCCAAATGGAAGTTAATCCCCCGTCATCTTTAGAACTTTTAAGCGAATCGGATATTATTCTCATTGGCACAGTTGAATCGGAAGCAAAGTTTCTCACAACTTATAAGTCATAATTCTATCCCCTGCCTGATCCAATCTACAAGATGTTAACATTTATTTAATTTTTGCATAATGTATGGTTTTAATACCAATACAGCCATTTGATAAAGTTTAAATATTAGATACCGAATACTCACAAATTCGAGGTATTCTCAATGCCTTAAAAAAAAGCAAGTATTATGACCAATTACTCTGAAAACAAAACACTCAAAAACAATCGATTATTTTTTATTGTAACATTTCTAATTCTAATTGCAATTTATTACCTGGTAAAAGATGTTCGGTGGCAAGGCAACAAAGAGTTTCACACCACATTAGAAATTATTGCAACTATTTTGGCATTTGGTGCTGGTCTTTTAGCATTAGTGCGTTTTTACACAAAAAAAAGTAATGCATATCTTTTGATAGGGGCGGCTTTTATTGGGACGGCCTTTTTAGATGGTTTTCACGCACTGATAACCTCTAATTATTTTGAACAAATGCGCTCTACATCTTTGGATCGGTTAATACCATGGAGTTGGAACGTATCAAGGGTATTCTTGTCGATAACTATGTATGGGAGTTACCTCGTATGGAAAGTTGAGAACCGTTATAACATTAATTGGAGGGCAAAACAATATAGTGTTTTAGTTTATTGCTTTTTGTTTATAGTTTTCAGTTTTCTGCTAATTTTATTTTTTCCACTACCGCGCGCATATTACAAGGAATTTGTTTTTGGACGCCCGGAAGAATATGTTTCGGCATTTTTCTTTTTATTAGCACTTCATGGTTACTACAAAAAAGGAGAATGGAAAACATCTTCCTTTGAATTCTGGATTGTATTATCACTAATCATCGGGTTTTTAGGCCAGGCTCTGTTTATGCCATTTTCCTCCGCTATGTTTGATATACAGTTTGACGCAGCCCATATAATAAAAAAAGTTAGTTATCTCTTTGTACATATTGGCCTATTGACTAGTTTTTATTATTTATTCCGCAATTCTGAAAAACAGAAGATTCAAATCCTTACTGAAATAAAAGAACGTGAACTGGCTGAAAAAAATATGGCCAAATACAGGAAAAGAAACGAATTAATACTTTATAGTGCCATTGAAGGGATTATAGGTTTGGATATCGAAGGTCGGCACACATTTGTAAACCCGGCTGCTCAACAAATATTAGGGTATTCTGAAGATGAAATGATTGGCAATGACAGTCATTCCATGTGGCACCATAGTAAAGAAAATAAAACTAATTTTCCGGTTAGTGAATGTCCAATCCATATTTCCATGAAAGAAAAAATAGCTTTCTCTGAAGATAATGCGGTTTTCTGGCATAAAAATGGATTACCCGTTTTTGTACAATATTCTGTTTCACCGTTAAAACAGGGTGAAAAAATTATTGGCTCAATGATTGTGTTTCAGGATGTAACCAAAATTCGCCGTTCTGAAGCACAGTTACACAGGTTGTCCCAGGTTGTTGAGCAAAGCCCCACAATTATTGTAATTACAGACACGATGGGTAAAATAGAATATGTGAACCCCGCCTTCACCAAAGCAACAGGATACACAGCAGATGAGGTATTAGGCGAAAATCCGAGAATTTTGAATTCAGGAAAAAATAAAACAGATATAAAAAACCTCTGGGAAACTTTAAATGCCAATAAAACCTGGGAGGGTGAGTTTTATAATAAAAGAAAAAGTGGAGAGATGTATTGGGAAGCGGCCATTGTCAGCCCGTTAAAAAACGTTGATGGAGCTACAACCCATTTTGTGGCCATTAAAACAGATATATCACGACAAAAAGAACTGCAAGATAAACTATGGCACTCTGAGAACCTGATAAGAATGATCCTGGATCAGATTCCACAACGAATTTTTTGGAAAGACAAAGAGTATAAATACCTGGGTGCTAATAAACTTTTTGCATCTGATGCGGGATTTTCATCCGGTGGAGAATTAATCGGGCGCGATGATTTTGAAATGCCGTGGAAGGAAATTGCCCATAAACATAGAGAAGATGATAAGACAATTCTTGAAGGCGGTGAAATAAAAATCAATTTTGAAGAACCCGTTTTTAGTGAAGATGGTATTCAACAATGGATACGTACAAGTAAACAGCCATTGCTGGATCAGGATGGAAATATATTTGGTGTGTTGGGAAATTTTGAGGATATAACTGAGCGTAAAAAAGCAGAGCAAAGCCTTAGAGAATACGCCCATGACCTTGAAAAAAGCAACAAAGAACTGGAAGAATTTGCCTATATCGCTTCTCATGATTTGCAGGAACCTTTGCGTAAAGTAACAACATTTGGTGACCGGTTAAAAGAAAAATATTCGGATGAACTTCCACAAAATGCGAGAGACTATTTAAACAGGATGAATGACGCCGCATCACGAATGCGGGTTTTGATTAATGATTTGCTGAATTTCTCCAGGGTTACATCCAAAGCAAAAGAATTTGAGCAACTGGATCTTAGCCAAACTGTGAAAGATGTTATAACCAATCTTGAAGTAAAAATTGAAAAAGAAAACGCAATAATTAATGTAGAAAAACTCCATGATATTGAGGCGGATCAATCTCAAGTATACAGATTATTTCAAAATATCATAAGTAATTCATTAAAATACCGAAAACCTGACATAAATCCTGAAATAAAAGTTCATTGTAAAATTGCAGATCGTAATGGACAGAACAATGGTGACCAGGTATTTGAACCATATTGCCACATTTATGTGGAAGACAATGGTATTGGATTTGATGAAAAGTACATTGATAAGGTGTTCGCCCCTTTCCAAAGATTACATGGCCGGCATGAATATGAAGGCACAGGAATGGGACTGGCCATTTGCAGCAAAATTGTTACCAGACACAGAGGTTTTTTAACAGCTAAAAGCACACCGGGAAAAGGTTCCGTTTTCATCGTATGTCTTCCGGTAAAACAAAGAAAAAAGGATGGTAGGAAATGAGCAATTTAGAGCCAATAATTATTTTACTGGCCGATGATGATGAGGATGATTGCTTTCTAATTAAAGAAGCTTTTGAAGAAAGCCGGATTTCAAATGACTTGCAATACGTAAATGATGGTGAAGAATTAATGGATTATCTTCTTAATCGTGGTAATTATGAAGATAAAGCAAAACATCCAAAGCCTGATTTAATATTGTTAGATTTAAATATGCCACGCAAAAACGGTAAAGAGGCATTAAAAGAGATAAAGGAAAACCAGGAGCTTAGAAAGATTCCTGTCGTAGTGTTAACAACTTCTGAGGCGGAGGAGGATATCATAAAAACCTACGATTTAGGAGTCAATTCATTTATCACTAAACCGGTTTCGTTTGATGGGCTGGTAGAAGTTGTTAAAGCTTTAGGCAAGTATTGGTTTCAAATTGTAAAATTACCTAAATAAAAATACGGTGGGAAATTAGTAAATATGGAAGAGAAGAAATTAAAAATTCTATATATAGAAGATGATATTGAGGATTTTTTCATAATCAAAGAAAGCCTGAATGACATTGATGGGCTTGATTTTGAAATTGAGCAGGCTCAGACATGTGAGAAGGGAATGGCAAGGCTTGCTAAAAATGAACATGATGTGTGTTTATTAGATTATCGTTTGGGAAACAGTACCGGACTCGATTTTTTAAATACAGTTAATGCATTTTTACAACCAACACCAATAATCTTTTTAACAGGACAAGGTGACAGGAATCTTGATGTTGAGGCCATGAAAGCCGGGGCTTCAGATTATATTTCAAAAAATCGAATCGATGGTGTAACATTAGAACGCACCATCCGACATGCAATCGAGCGTAAAAAATATGAGGGTCAACTTTTAGAAGTCCAGGATGAGCTAACTATGGCTATCATGGAAATAAAAGATAACCAAAAGAAGCTGATAGAGATGGAAAACCTTAAAAGTGTTCGAGAGCTCGCAGGAGCCGTGGCCCATGAGTTTGCCCAACCTTTACAAGCCCTTAGTAATTATGTTTCCCTGCTAAGAAATGGAACAGATACTGAAAAGTATATTACAAAATCTGAAGATATGGTTGGCAGGATTGCCGAGCTAACTGAAAATTTAAGAAACATTACCCAGTTATCGAAAAAGGAATATGTTGATACGCAGATACTTGATATTAACAATCTAAAAAAAGAAAACAAACTTGATCATCCAAATAGAGTTTTAATCCTTGATGATGAACAGATCATTCTTGACACATTATTAGAAATGTTTGAGATACGAGGTTTTGAATGCAGCGGTGTTTCAAATGGTGAAGAGGCTTTAGAACTTGTTAAAAAACATGATTTTGATATGATTATTTCTGATGTGAATATGCCCGGTATGTCAGGACCAGAATTTTTTGAAAAAGTAAAAGCAATGGGCAACACTTCTACTTTTATTTTTCTTACCGGTTATGAGATAACAGATGATGTAAAAAGTATTGTAAATATGGCCGATGGACTTTTAAACAAGCCTGTAGTTTTTGATCATTTTTTTACAAAACTTGAGGAAATCAACTCTGTTCAAATTGTCTAGCTTTTTCATGTATCATTATCAATTATCATTATTGAACCATTTAAAAAAGTCAAATATATTTATTTTTTTCCTAATTTTATTTCCCCTTCTCCAATCAAGATATTCATCGTAACTTATGATTCCAATCGGTCCCTCATAAATCCCGCCATACTCAAGTCCATCATACACTCTAACAGCTAAAACATTCTCTCCTGCAAAATTGAGCAGGTTATCTTCCAATTCATAATCACGGTATACCAGCCATTCATCGGTATATTCATTTATCCAGGGATCGCCCTCAATATCACCTGTGCCCCCAACATATTTACCATTGAGATATACTTCATCAAAATCATCAATTCTA
This window encodes:
- a CDS encoding response regulator gives rise to the protein MEEKKLKILYIEDDIEDFFIIKESLNDIDGLDFEIEQAQTCEKGMARLAKNEHDVCLLDYRLGNSTGLDFLNTVNAFLQPTPIIFLTGQGDRNLDVEAMKAGASDYISKNRIDGVTLERTIRHAIERKKYEGQLLEVQDELTMAIMEIKDNQKKLIEMENLKSVRELAGAVAHEFAQPLQALSNYVSLLRNGTDTEKYITKSEDMVGRIAELTENLRNITQLSKKEYVDTQILDINNLKKENKLDHPNRVLILDDEQIILDTLLEMFEIRGFECSGVSNGEEALELVKKHDFDMIISDVNMPGMSGPEFFEKVKAMGNTSTFIFLTGYEITDDVKSIVNMADGLLNKPVVFDHFFTKLEEINSVQIV
- a CDS encoding response regulator; translation: MSNLEPIIILLADDDEDDCFLIKEAFEESRISNDLQYVNDGEELMDYLLNRGNYEDKAKHPKPDLILLDLNMPRKNGKEALKEIKENQELRKIPVVVLTTSEAEEDIIKTYDLGVNSFITKPVSFDGLVEVVKALGKYWFQIVKLPK
- a CDS encoding PAS domain S-box protein, giving the protein MTNYSENKTLKNNRLFFIVTFLILIAIYYLVKDVRWQGNKEFHTTLEIIATILAFGAGLLALVRFYTKKSNAYLLIGAAFIGTAFLDGFHALITSNYFEQMRSTSLDRLIPWSWNVSRVFLSITMYGSYLVWKVENRYNINWRAKQYSVLVYCFLFIVFSFLLILFFPLPRAYYKEFVFGRPEEYVSAFFFLLALHGYYKKGEWKTSSFEFWIVLSLIIGFLGQALFMPFSSAMFDIQFDAAHIIKKVSYLFVHIGLLTSFYYLFRNSEKQKIQILTEIKERELAEKNMAKYRKRNELILYSAIEGIIGLDIEGRHTFVNPAAQQILGYSEDEMIGNDSHSMWHHSKENKTNFPVSECPIHISMKEKIAFSEDNAVFWHKNGLPVFVQYSVSPLKQGEKIIGSMIVFQDVTKIRRSEAQLHRLSQVVEQSPTIIVITDTMGKIEYVNPAFTKATGYTADEVLGENPRILNSGKNKTDIKNLWETLNANKTWEGEFYNKRKSGEMYWEAAIVSPLKNVDGATTHFVAIKTDISRQKELQDKLWHSENLIRMILDQIPQRIFWKDKEYKYLGANKLFASDAGFSSGGELIGRDDFEMPWKEIAHKHREDDKTILEGGEIKINFEEPVFSEDGIQQWIRTSKQPLLDQDGNIFGVLGNFEDITERKKAEQSLREYAHDLEKSNKELEEFAYIASHDLQEPLRKVTTFGDRLKEKYSDELPQNARDYLNRMNDAASRMRVLINDLLNFSRVTSKAKEFEQLDLSQTVKDVITNLEVKIEKENAIINVEKLHDIEADQSQVYRLFQNIISNSLKYRKPDINPEIKVHCKIADRNGQNNGDQVFEPYCHIYVEDNGIGFDEKYIDKVFAPFQRLHGRHEYEGTGMGLAICSKIVTRHRGFLTAKSTPGKGSVFIVCLPVKQRKKDGRK